The genomic segment CGGCTAATTTTGATAATCCGGAAAGGAAAGGGTCGCCGGCCGCATCCCTGGGCGACAGGCCGGCCGTCATTACCAGGATAGTGGTCACGGACGGGTTCCCGGCGTAATTCATCACCGAATCTTTTCCTTCCTGCGGCAGTTTATCTATGTCCCTTATCACGACGAAACGGGCGGGGCTGAGGAACGGGTTCGTATTTACGGCGTCCTGGAAAGTGTGGGGGTCAAACTGGTCCGGATAGAATATATTGTAATTGAGGTCGGGATTCCCTCCGGAGAGGGTCTTATCTTTCAGTTCGCGGAGGGTCTCTTCCTTAAGGGCGTTCTCTGTTCCTAAAAAGAGGAAAATACCTACCAATCCTCGACGGTCCTTTCGACGATCCTTTTTGCCAGGTCCGCGATCGCGTTGTTAATAGCGGCGTCTTCGGATACGGAATTCGGCCCGGACTGGTTGTATTCGAAGAAACCCACAAATCCTTTTTCGCTCCAGGTTTTCTTCCCCTGGGACACGTTCTCAAGCGACATATCGACTATGATATTGGCCCTGTACTCGGCGACATTCTCGCTTTTCTGGTCGTATCTCAACGGCTGTTTGTCGAAATTGATGAGCGCGCCGCTCAAGACCAGGTCGGCATCGTCCTCTCTCGAGACGACCTTCAGGTACCCGTCCACGAGGAACCTGTCTATTATCGCGTCGGTCACCTTCGTCTCCATCCCGGCGCGGTATAACCTGTAAGGGTTGGCGTCCGAATATTCCCTTTCGATGTTCAGGTCGACCTTGTTATCAAAAGGTCTTATGAATATCCTGGTGGCTTTCTTATAGGCGGTGGTATGGGTAGCGTAACCGCATCCCGCGAGCGAGGCGGCGCAGAAGATCGCCAACAGGAATATGAGCCGCCTTTTCATTTTTTCTGCTTCCTCTCTATCATCTTTAACCTTTCCTCCGCCTTCTTGGCCGTCTCCGTGTCAGGGAAATTAGTCACTATGTTCTTGTAGTATTCCCCGGCCGAGTCATACCATTTCTGTTTCCAGTAAAATTCCGCGATAGTGTAATCGCTCTCCGCCTTCTTCTCGCGCAGCGACTGGTGCATCTTATCCGCTTCGGCGGTAAGCTTCGACTCCGGATGGCGTTTCGCGAAATCCTCTATCGACTTGAGCGCCTCGTCGGTGACAGACTGGTCGTAGCTAGGTTTCAGGGACGCCTGGGAAGCGCAGAGCCCGACCTGGAAATTGGCTTCCTCGGAAAGCTTGCTCTCAGGGTGTTCATCGACCAGTTTTTGGAACGCGAGCCTCGCCTGCTGGTAATCCCGCGCCTTCTTGTAGCATTCCCCTATCTTGAAGAGGGACTGGTCGGCGTATTTTCCGTACGGAGCGTTATCCACAACTTTCTGGTACATCTCGATAGCCTTATATACCGACGGGAACGTCGGTATGCCCCAGAGCCTGACCTTCTCCCCGGCATAGAATTTGCCGGCTATCTGGTATTCGCGTTCGGTCATCTCATCCAGGCGCTTAGAGAACGGATACGTCTCGATCCCTTTCTGGTAGGCGTAGAACGCCTGCTCGTATTCCTCCAACGCCTCGTAAGCCTGCCCGGCGTAATACTGCGACTCGGCGGCGAGTTCGGCCTGCGGATAAAAACGGACGAGCCTCAGGAATTCTTCCACCGCCTTTTTGTAATCTTTCGCCTTAAAGAACTTCATCGCCCAGTCAAACTGCTCCTGGGGCGTATCCTTAACCGCCCATTTGGGATTGATCCACGTCCCGGTCTGAGGCGTCCAGATCCAGTAGGCGTGCAGCGACGGCGCCATCGAAAGGAACAGGGCCGCTGCGGTGACCGCAAAGATATATTTTCTCATCGTTTATCTCGTGTTTTACCTTCGGTATAAAGACGGGCCTATGTCCCGGGGACCGACTTTTCTATGAAGTCGGCTACGCCCCTTCTGTCTTCTTCCGACATCTCCATGAACTGGGCCCCGACTTCATATTGTTCGCCATACGGCCTCTTACGCACCCAGGTGATCTTCGAGACCGCCCTGACCGGCTTAGGCGCGGAAGGAACGGATATCTCCAGGACAAGGCGCGTAAATACCGAGATGAATTCGTTCACCAAAAGGCGGGCGCCGCCGCTGGAAATATCCCTCGATATGGCATTAACAATAGAGTTATTTGCCTGCCTTATCCCTCTATACTGCACAGACATAGTCATATTGACTCTCTGCTGCTGCCTTCTCTCAGGGAAATCATCATTCCAATACATCTATTTCCCCCTTCGTAGAATCAATTTTATACTTCAAAGTGCTATTTGTCAACGTGAAATTGTATACTTACTTTCGAAATTACCGACGGAAAGGTCTTTACCGTCGGTGACGGCGAAGACCGCCCCTCCCTTTCCGGTCCTGAAGACCTCTATCCCCTTGGCGGAAAGAAGATCGGAGAGCTCTTCAGAGCGGGCAGTCTCCCCGGCTGCTCTCCCCTGGGAGATCACGGCGTAAGACGGCTTGACCCATTCGACAAAAGCCTCTTTACCGGCGTCCATCTTCTCGCCATGGTGGGGCAGCATCAATAAGTCCGCCTTCAGGAGCCGGGGCGAGGTGAACATAGCCTCGGATACGGCCTTGTCCCCCATGTCGCCGCAAAACAGCATGACCGGATCCCCGAATCCCATCCTCATGGCAAGAGAGGCATCGTTTGCCGTGACTTTGGCATCCTTTACCCACCCAGCCGGAGGGCTGAAACACAGGATGCCGACGCCTTTCATCCCTTCTATTGAATCATAACGTTCCAAGATAAAACGTCTTAACCCCGGCATGCTCTTCTCTGCCCGCCTGAAACGCCTGTAAGCATAAGTATCGGCTCCCGCCCCGTTGTCGAATAGATGCCTCACCTTCATCCCTTCCAGGACCGAGGCGAGGCCTCCGACATGGTCGATGTCGGGATGGGTAAGGACCACCGCGTCCAGAACCTGCACCCCCTTTTGCCTGAGGAAAGGCAAAACCGTCCCCCTGCCGGAATCCCGGTCCTCCCCGCTCCCGGTGCCGCCGTCTATCAGCATATTGCCGCCGTAGGGGAACTCCACGAAGACTGAATCTCCGTGGCCCACGTCCAGGAAAGTGACCCTGAGCTTCCCGTCGTTCGGCCGTAAAGCCCCGGCCCATATAATTATGTTAAAGACTGCCAGCGCCGCGGCCGAGAGTTTCAGCGGAGAGAGCTTAAACCGTTCCCGTTCCGCGAACGCGACGACAAAAAGATAATACAGGGCTATCAGGAACAGCGGGGGACTGGGAAGGTAGATATACGCGAACGGGAGTTTTGAGAAGAAACCGTTAGTGGCAAAAAGAGTCCCGCAGAAAAGCCATACCGATGCCGCGAAGACCTTAGCCGCGGGCGGAAAGATAAGGCCGAAGACGAGGAAAGGGGCGCTGGCCATGGTTATCAGGAACGAGAGCGGCACGGCGACCAGGTTCGCGGCGACCGATACCGGCGTGATTATATTGAAATAATACAGAGTGAGCGGCATAACGCCTATCCACGCGGCGAGCGAGACGAAGAAAGCCTCGAGCGCATATCTTTTCCATTTTGCCAGGAATCGCGCGGCTATCTTCCGCTCGAAATTGAAAAACTTTTCGATCTTAGGGGTCAGATAAAGAAGCGAGATGACCGACGCGAACGAAAGCTGGAACCCTATATCAAAAAGCGCGCCTGGATCGCATGAAAGTATGACCAACGCCGCCAGCCCCAGGGAATTCGAAAGGGAATTCTCCCTCTCCAGGAGCAGGCCGAGCAAAAGCGCGATGGACATCACCGTCGCCCTCACCACCGAAGGCGTGCCGTTAGTGAGGACGGCATAAAAAACGAGGAAGGCTATCGTGAGGATAATACAGGCCTTTTTCGGGACCCTGATGACGCTCAAAACAAGAAGGACGAGAAAAACGATAAGCCCCACATTGAGGCCGCTTATCGCTATAAGATGGACGGTGCCGGTCCGCATGAACGCGTCATTTAAATCGCTGCCCATGCCCTGCCTCAGGCCTAAGAGTATGGCATTCAGGAAATTCGCGCTCTCTCCGGGAAGGTTCCCGGAGATGAGGCCTTCTATCTTTCCCCGCGCAATATACGCGAGGCTTACGACCGGGTTGCCTTTCCCTTTTTCGAGGATGGAGGCATCCTGCGTTCTCGCGCTTAATATCGAGAATACGCGGTTGCGCGCGAGATAGGCGGCGTAATCGAAATCCCCGGGATTCCCCGGTCCGGCTGGCCTTGAGAGCCTTCCCTTGACAAGGATCCTGTCGCCGTATGACGGCGTATTCGTTTCCGGCCGGCGCGGTTCCCCTGTCAGGTAAATTTTTATCCTGCCGGTGACTTCATGTTTTATCCCCCGGTCCTCCAAACGCTCCGCCACCAGGGTAAGGGTCATCTTCTTTCCGCCGTAGAAGGTCTCTCCGGCGACAGGATCGTCGGCGACTATCCCTTCCGCGTAAACTTCCCTTGGTTCCGGCTCCGTAAAATTCTTGATATGGTTTACCGGAAGCGCCTGCCTCGCCTGTAAAAGAATGCAGCCGGTAAACAGCAACGCGGCCGATAAACATACGAGCGAAGCGGCCTTTTTTTTAATCATAGTCGAAGCGGCTATCAGGGAAAAGACCACGGCGGCAAACATAAATAAAAAGGGGACCCGGATAATATTGCTTATCCAGATCCCCAGAGATAAGAAAAATGCCGCCCAGGCTAAGGGTGATCTCATCTATTGCTTATTTGTAAAAAGCCTGTTACTTCCCCTGCTGCGCCGGAGCGGGTGCTGCCGGGGCCGCGGGTGTCCCTGCCTTAGGCTGTGCCGCCTTTGGCTCGGCCTTCGGCTGGGGAGGAATCAAGACATCTTTATAGATCGTGACCTTATTCTTGTCTTTCAGGTCATTCAGTAGGGCCTCGAAGCTCTCCTTCTGCTTATCGGAGAGAAGCATCTGCTTCAACTGGTCCTTTATATCATCATAAGCCATCAACTTCTCAGGCTGTTTCTCGGTCACTTTTATGATGTGGTAACCGAACTGGGTCTTTACCACAGCGCTTAACTGCCCGGGTTGGAGCGCGAACGCGGCCTGCTCGAATTCGGGTACGGTCATGCCTTTGCTCAATAAACCGAGTTCCCCGCCCCTATCTTTGCTCGGGTCCTTCGATTTCTCTTTCGCGAGGGCCGCGAAATCGGCGCCTCCCTTGAGTTTAGCCAGGATATCCTTGGCCTCGGCCTCGTTGTCCACCAATATATGCGACACCATTATCTTCTCGGGTTCCTTGAATTTATCCTTATTCGCTTCGTAGTATTTCTTCGCGTCTTCGTCCGTGACCTTGACCTTTTCCTCTATCTCTTTTTTCAGGTAGGCCTTTATCACCAGCTCTTTCTTGAGGTCATCCAGCTGTTTTTTGACGGACGGATCTTTGTCGAAACCCAGTTTCGAGGCTTCGGAATAAAGCAGCTTCTGGTTTACCATGCTGTCCAGCAGCATATCCTTATGCGCCTGCGCCACGGCCTGGTACTGCTCGGGGACGGTCTTCATCATATCGTTCACGTCGTCGATGGTTATCTTCTCGTTGCCTATCTCGGCTACGACCTTCCCGCTTTTAGCGGCCGAGGGAGCCGGCGCCTGGGCCTCGGCCTTGGAAGCCCCGGTCCCGCTTATCTCGGGTTTCTTCGCCGCGTTGCAGCCCGTAAGCGCTATGGCGGTGAAGACAGCCGCGAATACGGCAACCATCCTTAATTTTAACATCGCGCTACTCCTTTCTATTATTTTTTCCGGTGGGGTCCGCAGAATAAGGCCATAATATATCACACCGAACCGGCTTATTCAAGCACAATCAAATCCCTGATCCTGTCAAATTTATCCTGTCCGATCCCCTTGACCTTCCTGAGGTCTTCTTT from the Candidatus Omnitrophota bacterium genome contains:
- the bamD gene encoding outer membrane protein assembly factor BamD — encoded protein: MRKYIFAVTAAALFLSMAPSLHAYWIWTPQTGTWINPKWAVKDTPQEQFDWAMKFFKAKDYKKAVEEFLRLVRFYPQAELAAESQYYAGQAYEALEEYEQAFYAYQKGIETYPFSKRLDEMTEREYQIAGKFYAGEKVRLWGIPTFPSVYKAIEMYQKVVDNAPYGKYADQSLFKIGECYKKARDYQQARLAFQKLVDEHPESKLSEEANFQVGLCASQASLKPSYDQSVTDEALKSIEDFAKRHPESKLTAEADKMHQSLREKKAESDYTIAEFYWKQKWYDSAGEYYKNIVTNFPDTETAKKAEERLKMIERKQKK
- the lptE gene encoding LPS assembly lipoprotein LptE, with translation MKRRLIFLLAIFCAASLAGCGYATHTTAYKKATRIFIRPFDNKVDLNIEREYSDANPYRLYRAGMETKVTDAIIDRFLVDGYLKVVSREDDADLVLSGALINFDKQPLRYDQKSENVAEYRANIIVDMSLENVSQGKKTWSEKGFVGFFEYNQSGPNSVSEDAAINNAIADLAKRIVERTVEDW
- a CDS encoding peptidylprolyl isomerase, whose translation is MLKLRMVAVFAAVFTAIALTGCNAAKKPEISGTGASKAEAQAPAPSAAKSGKVVAEIGNEKITIDDVNDMMKTVPEQYQAVAQAHKDMLLDSMVNQKLLYSEASKLGFDKDPSVKKQLDDLKKELVIKAYLKKEIEEKVKVTDEDAKKYYEANKDKFKEPEKIMVSHILVDNEAEAKDILAKLKGGADFAALAKEKSKDPSKDRGGELGLLSKGMTVPEFEQAAFALQPGQLSAVVKTQFGYHIIKVTEKQPEKLMAYDDIKDQLKQMLLSDKQKESFEALLNDLKDKNKVTIYKDVLIPPQPKAEPKAAQPKAGTPAAPAAPAPAQQGK
- a CDS encoding DNA internalization-related competence protein ComEC/Rec2, which encodes MRSPLAWAAFFLSLGIWISNIIRVPFLFMFAAVVFSLIAASTMIKKKAASLVCLSAALLFTGCILLQARQALPVNHIKNFTEPEPREVYAEGIVADDPVAGETFYGGKKMTLTLVAERLEDRGIKHEVTGRIKIYLTGEPRRPETNTPSYGDRILVKGRLSRPAGPGNPGDFDYAAYLARNRVFSILSARTQDASILEKGKGNPVVSLAYIARGKIEGLISGNLPGESANFLNAILLGLRQGMGSDLNDAFMRTGTVHLIAISGLNVGLIVFLVLLVLSVIRVPKKACIILTIAFLVFYAVLTNGTPSVVRATVMSIALLLGLLLERENSLSNSLGLAALVILSCDPGALFDIGFQLSFASVISLLYLTPKIEKFFNFERKIAARFLAKWKRYALEAFFVSLAAWIGVMPLTLYYFNIITPVSVAANLVAVPLSFLITMASAPFLVFGLIFPPAAKVFAASVWLFCGTLFATNGFFSKLPFAYIYLPSPPLFLIALYYLFVVAFAERERFKLSPLKLSAAALAVFNIIIWAGALRPNDGKLRVTFLDVGHGDSVFVEFPYGGNMLIDGGTGSGEDRDSGRGTVLPFLRQKGVQVLDAVVLTHPDIDHVGGLASVLEGMKVRHLFDNGAGADTYAYRRFRRAEKSMPGLRRFILERYDSIEGMKGVGILCFSPPAGWVKDAKVTANDASLAMRMGFGDPVMLFCGDMGDKAVSEAMFTSPRLLKADLLMLPHHGEKMDAGKEAFVEWVKPSYAVISQGRAAGETARSEELSDLLSAKGIEVFRTGKGGAVFAVTDGKDLSVGNFESKYTISR
- a CDS encoding PilZ domain-containing protein, giving the protein MYWNDDFPERRQQQRVNMTMSVQYRGIRQANNSIVNAISRDISSGGARLLVNEFISVFTRLVLEISVPSAPKPVRAVSKITWVRKRPYGEQYEVGAQFMEMSEEDRRGVADFIEKSVPGT